In the genome of Acidobacteriota bacterium, the window AATCTCGCGCCGGCAGGTGGCACGTATCAGAGTCCCATCTGGATTGGTTTCCATGACGGAGGTTTCGATCTCTACGATCTCGGAATGGCCTCGTCCGAGGCCCTTGAACGGATCGCGGAGGACGGCGACACCGCGGCGCTGAACGCCCTTTTCGCGACGATGATGCCCGATGGCATCCAGACGACCGTCGCCGCCAACGGCATGATGCCTCCCCTCGCACCGGGACAACTGGCCAGCCGGATCTTCGAGCTTGATCCCTCAGACCCGAACACTCGCTACTTTAGTTTTGCGTCGATGGTCTTACCGAGTAACGACACGTTCGTCGGCAACGACTCGCCGGTCGCACACCCGATCTACAACGATCGCGGCAGATTCGTGGCAGAGGGATTCACGGTCGCCGGCCCTGGCGGCGCCATCGACGCCGGAACCGAGGCCAACGACGAGCTACCCGCCAACACCGCTTTCCTGGGCCAGAGCGTCGCAAACAGCGGCGACGATGAATTGGGTGTCGTGCACACCGCCTCCGGCTTCAACGCGGTCGGCTCCGGCGGCGTTCTCGACGAACCACAGTTTGCCCACGCGGACTACACCGAGGTCCGCTACAACCTGTTGGCGTTTCGGTTTCATCTGATTGATCTGGGTGGATCCACGACGTTCGCCGGTCGGCTGAGTGTGCAGCAGGAGATCCCTGCCCCGATCGTCGAGCGCCGACCCGGCGGTGGGAAGATCCGACTTCAACTTCTCAGCGATGGCGATGGCCTCAGCTTCCGAATCGAGACGCGGAGCCTGAGCGGGCCGATTACGGGCGCCCATCTTCACCTTGCGCCCGCCGGTCAGACCGGCCCCGTGGTTGTCGATCTCCTCGCGCTCCGCGATCGAGACAGGCGACGGTTTGTCGGGACCATCACGCCCGACGATGTGATGGGCGTACTCGGGGATGCCGATCGTCCCTTCAGCGCGTTGTTGGCAGAGCTTGCGTCCGGGGCGATCTACGTCAACGTGCATACCGAACTCAACCCGGCCGGCGAGATTCGTGGCCAGTTGTTCCCCGGTCCCCGTGGTGTCGTCCGGATCGAGGCCATGGATGATGGCGAGGGACCACCGCTCCTACCCGGTGGAAGGATTCCGGACGATCTCCAGAACCGCTGATTCGTGTAGGCTGATCCGCGTGAGCCTGACCCCAGCGTGAAATGGAAACGACCACTCTTCGCGG includes:
- a CDS encoding spondin domain-containing protein codes for the protein MRIRRLSTLFAIGLMVAGLSHAQQVGRRAVVVTVQNLAPAGGTYQSPIWIGFHDGGFDLYDLGMASSEALERIAEDGDTAALNALFATMMPDGIQTTVAANGMMPPLAPGQLASRIFELDPSDPNTRYFSFASMVLPSNDTFVGNDSPVAHPIYNDRGRFVAEGFTVAGPGGAIDAGTEANDELPANTAFLGQSVANSGDDELGVVHTASGFNAVGSGGVLDEPQFAHADYTEVRYNLLAFRFHLIDLGGSTTFAGRLSVQQEIPAPIVERRPGGGKIRLQLLSDGDGLSFRIETRSLSGPITGAHLHLAPAGQTGPVVVDLLALRDRDRRRFVGTITPDDVMGVLGDADRPFSALLAELASGAIYVNVHTELNPAGEIRGQLFPGPRGVVRIEAMDDGEGPPLLPGGRIPDDLQNR